The Brassica napus cultivar Da-Ae chromosome C1, Da-Ae, whole genome shotgun sequence DNA segment GAGAGGCAGGAGACATAGGCCTTCTTCCTTCTGAAACTTGAAGAGCGAAGGAACATGAACTCCCATCAGCAGGCGAgagaggagaagagacccatcaAAGGGAGCTGAGACATCGCAAAGTAACGGCACGAAACTCCGAGCTATCCCGACATCCCCCGATCGATCTGGATCCTAACAAGACGCCATGGTAGTTGTCAAGAAAGTGTACCAGAAAGAAGTCCCCAGCGAAGAGTCTCACCATCGCCTTTTTCATCTCATAACTTGTCACAAGACAGGGAAGTTCTTACCTTTAGCAATCGGAGAAGGAGACAGAAGAAGACATAGGAGGCAGTGAACTGACCGGAAAGGCGAAGGCAGCGATACTTATCCATTCCGGCGACTCTCCGTGAGAGATCTGACCCATATCCGCTCAAGTCAAACCCTAGATCTACTTCCAAGATGACGCCTTCTGCTCAGATCTGACTCTCCACGACCTCGCCATCACTCCAGGGAAGCTGAAGACGCCCTTAGACGCCGGTTTGGTTCGCTGGATCCGGCCGCTATCCGACGAAAACCAGAGTAAATGAAGCAAGGAGGAAGTAGAGAAACCAAGTCGTAAGAGGGGAGAGACTGGACACAATAACGATTGGGGTGGCGACCGACGGGTATAGATCCTCCGTCAGCCACCGGAGCTAATGACAGATACGGTTGTGGCGAGAAAAAAGCGTATGGTGGggagagaagaaaagagagaatccactctccaacctctctcttaggataacttcttttttcaaatttctctTAATGTTGCTCGTCTGCAAAGCAAATTGTCCATAATTACTAAGTAGAGAAACGATGTTAATTAAGCACCTATATTGTACAATTTATTAGTTatagtaataattaaattatttcactaaaaccatatttaatacatatatagttaatttttttactaaaatgtCCATAAGTGATAAGTCCTACattcaaaaatgattttttttttttttaaaagctatCGTATTTTTGTGGGACTTTCTCTTAATGTTGCTCGTCTGCAAAGCAAACTGACCATAAATACTAAGGTGTGAATGCATGGAAATATGTAATGATCTCTATaacaaatatgaaatataaagtatatagtAAAACTGTAAAAGTAATATGTAGTAGTTAGAGAAAAGAAGATCGGTTCGTGCCATATAGTTTCAGTATATATACACATACCAAACGGACTCATCCATTCACTTTCATCAGAGCTCAGAAAATCTAAAGGCACAAGTCACTTTCTCTCTAGTTtaatttttcgtttttatttattatgtctACACTCTCATCAACAGAAACAATGTCAGAGCAATGTCCCTTCGACGATGGTGTTTACGACTGTGTAAAGAAAGTGATTATAGGAGAAGACTCTCAGGGCGTCGCTTACATCACGATCCAGTACGTGCGAAATGGAGATGTCGTGCAGCTAGAACATGGAAGCGAAAGAGGAACACAAATCACTGAggtaatattttgatttttttaatatcagtatatattagtcataaactttgtttatttttgtttgctcTTAATTGCTgtttgttttctgtttgactcaatatttttaaattttaagaccGAGTTCAAAGTTAAGGACCCAGACGAATACATCACATGCATTGAGGGAACATGGGGAGAAGCTAAGCGATACGATAGTGATATCCATATGTGGAATCAAACGCTTAGTCGTACGGTGACAGAGCTTCAATTCAAGACATCACACGGGAGAACATCTCAGAAGTTTGGTAAGCCTGGAGCTGACAGCATAGAGTTCAAGTTGGAGGGCAACAATGGAACGAAGCTTGTTGGGCTTCTTGGAAGCTCTGGTCGATTTCTTGACGAGATAGAAGCTAACTTTGACGTGGTTTCTTCTGCTTTAAAGCAGTTAGAACCTCAAGGTGGGTCCGATGGACATTCTTGGGATGATGGGGCTTATGACGGTCTGAGGAAAGTGTGTATTGGAGAAGATGGTGGCCGGGTGAGCTCCGTTGAGTTCGTGTATGCCAAGGGAGACCAACGTATAACTCATTGTCACGGCATGGATTCAAATGAACGTAAAGAGGTATGTATAcacatattcatttttaaaatattttttaaaataatatttatctaatctctctatttaaaaatgtttttttgtgcAGTTTGAGCTGGAGTATGAAGATGGTGAATATATTATATCCGTGGAAGGAACTACCGATGATGATGGTTTTGTCTCGTCTTTAATCTTCAACACATCAATGGATAGAAGCTCTGAGGAGTTTGGAAAAGCGGTTGCTAACAACGAGTTCTTCCTCAAGCCAATAGGGTTTCATAAGCTTGTCGGCTTCCGAGGAAGGTCCTGCGTTGATCGTATCAATGCTCTAGGTGCAAATTTCGCTGTGGTGGTCGTTCCTCCAGTCAAGAAACTACAAGCACAAGGTACTAACTCTGGTGAAGAGTGGGATGATGGGATCCACGACAATGTTCGTATGATAACGGTAACATACGGCCACGAGTCTGTGATAGCGGTCACGTTTGAATATGCCAACGGAACGGAGACTGTGGTTGGAGACGCTCGCGGGGACTTCGATGAAATTGGTGATAGAAAAGAGGTATATGATGCAtacatttattttcaaatttgatagcgttatgtaaattttttttatcaacgtTTATATATGATGCATAAATTTCGTTCTGTGTGTAGTTCAAGCTCTTTGATAATAGTGAATACATAACATCCGTTGAAGGATTCTTCGGTGAAAAGTTGCTCACTTCTGAAACCGTAGACGAATTTGAGTCTATATTCTATAAAATGAAGAGGCTTGATTTCATCACAAATATTACAACATATTCAGTGTTGGAAAACGATCCAAGTGACGGTTATGTGGACGTAGTACCGTTCAAGCTGGAGGAGAAAGATCATAAGATTGTTGGGTTCCATGGCAAGTCTACAGAACTTTCTCTCAAACAAATTGGTGTTTATGTTAAGCCAATCGATGACGCTTA contains these protein-coding regions:
- the LOC106443409 gene encoding jacalin-related lectin 45-like, giving the protein MSTLSSTETMSEQCPFDDGVYDCVKKVIIGEDSQGVAYITIQYVRNGDVVQLEHGSERGTQITETEFKVKDPDEYITCIEGTWGEAKRYDSDIHMWNQTLSRTVTELQFKTSHGRTSQKFGKPGADSIEFKLEGNNGTKLVGLLGSSGRFLDEIEANFDVVSSALKQLEPQGGSDGHSWDDGAYDGLRKVCIGEDGGRVSSVEFVYAKGDQRITHCHGMDSNERKEFELEYEDGEYIISVEGTTDDDGFVSSLIFNTSMDRSSEEFGKAVANNEFFLKPIGFHKLVGFRGRSCVDRINALGANFAVVVVPPVKKLQAQGTNSGEEWDDGIHDNVRMITVTYGHESVIAVTFEYANGTETVVGDARGDFDEIGDRKEFKLFDNSEYITSVEGFFGEKLLTSETVDEFESIFYKMKRLDFITNITTYSVLENDPSDGYVDVVPFKLEEKDHKIVGFHGKSTELSLKQIGVYVKPIDDA